DNA from Thiomicrorhabdus sp. Kp2:
GGAATTATTGATGCGGTAGACGAATTAGCGCATGAAGACCCGTTTGGCGATGTATTGGTATTTCAGGTAGGTGAACGTGATATTAAAGAGACCGCCGAAGCATTACGTAAACACCAGTTAAAAAATACCGAGATTGTGCCGCTTTATGCGCGCTTATCAATGAGTGACCAGCAAAAGGTCTTTCAAACCTCACAAAAACGCCGCATTATTCTGAGTACCAATGTGGCTGAAACCTCACTGACGGTACCTGGCATTAAATATGTGATTGACCCAGGCCTGGTAAGAATCAGTCGTTACAGTGTGAGAAACAAAGTACAACGTCTGCCAATCGAAAAAATCTCCCAAGCCTCAGCCAATCAGCGAAAAGGGCGCTGCGGTCGTGTTAGCGATGGTATCTGTATTCGTTTGTATGCCGAAGATGACTTTAAAGCTCGTCCAGAATTTACCGACCCAGAAATACATAGAACCTCTTTGTCGTCGGTTATTTTGACCATGACCCAATTGAAGTTGGGCGCGGTGAATCGTTTTCCATTTATTGAAGCGCCAAGTGATAAATCGATTAACGATGGTTTTAGACAGTTGCATGAGTTAGGTGCTTTAGATGAACAACGCCGTTTAACCGAACAAGGTCGCCAAATCGCACGCTTACCGATTGACCCAAGCGTGGCAAAAATGGTGATTGAGGCTGAGAAAAATGGCGTGTTGCATGAGGTGCTGATTATTGCCGCTGTTCTTAGTATTCAAGATCCACGTGATATCAATGAAACCACTATGCAGGCGGCTCGCACTGCCCATAAGCGATTTGAAGATGAACGTTCTGATTTTCTGTTTTTCTTAAATTTATGGCGTTTTTATGAACACCAGCGTCGTCATTTAACCCAAAACAAACTACGTAAACTGTGTAAAACCAATTTTCTTTCTTATATGCGTATGAAGGAGTGGCATGAACTCACTTTGCAACTTGAGCAAAGTCTAAAGCGTATTGGAATGAAAATCGGTGATTTACATCTCTATGAAGAAGTTCGCAGCCGCACACCTCATGGCGAGCAAAAAACCAATCAAGAGTGCGAAGTAAAAGAGCGTTTAAGTGATATGCACAGTATGGCTGTGCATCGCTCTTTGTTAGCAGGCCTGTTAGGAAATGTGGCCACCAAAGAC
Protein-coding regions in this window:
- the hrpA gene encoding ATP-dependent RNA helicase HrpA, giving the protein MTSSSTSNISAQNLKRAIARCMIKDRYLLLKGLEKSVFRNLTEQELLNNQAWLTWNEKLQNSLLKAESRQKMAPTIEYDDALPVASKKDELVDLIKNNQVVVIAGETGSGKTTQIPKICLEAGLGVHGKIGCTQPRRLAARSVAERISEELGSSLGQLVGYQVRFLDQVHETSLIKVMTDGILLAEVQNDRYLSQYEAIIIDEAHERSINIDFLLGILKQLLPKRPDLKVIITSATIDTQRFAGHFTINGQRPPVVEVSGRTYPVELRYRPLSVYTDDAGNEIEQDMVTGIIDAVDELAHEDPFGDVLVFQVGERDIKETAEALRKHQLKNTEIVPLYARLSMSDQQKVFQTSQKRRIILSTNVAETSLTVPGIKYVIDPGLVRISRYSVRNKVQRLPIEKISQASANQRKGRCGRVSDGICIRLYAEDDFKARPEFTDPEIHRTSLSSVILTMTQLKLGAVNRFPFIEAPSDKSINDGFRQLHELGALDEQRRLTEQGRQIARLPIDPSVAKMVIEAEKNGVLHEVLIIAAVLSIQDPRDINETTMQAARTAHKRFEDERSDFLFFLNLWRFYEHQRRHLTQNKLRKLCKTNFLSYMRMKEWHELTLQLEQSLKRIGMKIGDLHLYEEVRSRTPHGEQKTNQECEVKERLSDMHSMAVHRSLLAGLLGNVATKDDEKSYLGARNTKLFIHPSSTLFKRKPKWILSAELVETTKLYARTNANIDVRWIEGLAKHLIKHSYSDPHWQKKAGQVGAYESITLYGLPIV